One region of Triticum dicoccoides isolate Atlit2015 ecotype Zavitan unplaced genomic scaffold, WEW_v2.0 scaffold37894, whole genome shotgun sequence genomic DNA includes:
- the LOC119346059 gene encoding ethylene-responsive transcription factor 13-like has translation MPLRRRGASGFRGVRERPNGWYSTEIRAGDVRLGLGTFRSAREAARAYDAAAWRLERPRSQMNFRDVFTREEVQRLAPPPRLITDMDRADHARRQRRLLVAEEDERAMAEWRRRHPEDVDAERAYWAERTARRRSERADRRRRKAVANEQCDIVSAGGRSFFTSDDERWDDVWLSTSDDTDEDDDGDGSDLE, from the coding sequence atgccgctgcGCCGCCGGGGTGCTTCGGGCTTTCGCGGCGTCCGCGAGCGCCCCAACGGCTGGTACTCCACCGAGATACGGGCCGGCGATGTCCGGCTCGGCCTCGGGACGTTCCGGAGCGCGCGCGAggcggcccgcgcgtacgacgcggcggcgtggcgcttggAGAGGCCCCGGTCCCAGATGAATTTCCGGGACGTCTTCACGCGCGAGGAGGTGCAGCGCCTCGCCCCTCCGCCACGTCTCATCACGGACATGGACCGTGCCGACCACGCTCGACGGCAGCGCCGTCTCCTCgtcgccgaggaggacgagcgagccatggcggagtggcgccgtcgCCACCCAGAGGACGTCGACGCCGAGCGTGCCTactgggcggagaggacggcaaggcgccgcTCGGAGCGGGCGGACCGGCGTCGGCGGAAGGCAGTGGCGAACGAGCAGTGCGACATCGTCTCCGCAGGTGGGAGGTCGTTCTTCACCTCGGACGATGAACGTTGGGACGACGTATGGCTCTCAACCTCGGACGACACCGACgaggatgacgatggtgatggtagCGACTTAGAGTAG